One stretch of Suricata suricatta isolate VVHF042 chromosome 13, meerkat_22Aug2017_6uvM2_HiC, whole genome shotgun sequence DNA includes these proteins:
- the VLDLR gene encoding very low-density lipoprotein receptor isoform X1, which produces MGTSARWALWLLLALCWAPRESRATGAGRKTKCEPSQFQCANGRCITLLWKCDGDEDCADGSDEKNCVKKTCAESDFVCNNGQCVPSRWQCDGDPDCEDGSDESPEQCHMRTCRINEISCGAHSTQCIPVSWRCDGEHDCDSGDDEENCGNITCSPDEFTCTSGRCISRNFICNGQDDCSDGSDELDCAPPTCGAHEFQCSTSSCIPLSWVCDDDADCSDQSDESLEQCGRQPVMHTKCPASETQCGSGECIHKKWRCDGDPDCKDGSDEVNCPSRTCRPDQFECEDGSCIHGSRQCNGIRDCVDGSDEVNCKNVNQCLGPGKFKCRSGECIDISKVCNQEQDCRDWSDEPLKECHVNECLVNNGGCSHICKDLVIGYECDCAAGFELIDKKTCGDIDECQNPGICSQICINLKGGYKCECSRGYQMDLATGVCKAVGKEPSLIFTNRRDIRKIGLERKEYIQLVEQLRNTVALDADIAAQKLFWADLSQKAIFSASIDDKVGRHVKMIDNVYNPAAIAVDWVYKTIYWTDAASKTISVATLDGAKRKFLFNSDLREPASIAVDPLSGFVYWSDWGEPAKIEKAGMNGFDRRPLVTVDIQWPNGITLDLIKSRLYWLDSKLHMLSSVDLNGQDRRIVLKSLEFLAHPLALTIFEDRVYWIDGENEAVYGANKFTGSELATLINNLNDAQDIIVYHELVQPSGKNWCEEDTENGGCEYLCLPAPQINDHSPKYTCSCPNGYKLEENGRECHSTATTVTYRETKGISTIEISPTSGLAPGGINVTTAVTEVTVPPKGTSAAWAILPLLLLAMAAVGGYLMWRNWQHKNMKSMNFDNPVYLKTTEEDLSIDIGRHSASVGHTYPAISVVSTDDDLA; this is translated from the exons gaagaaaaaccAAATGTGAACCATCCCAATTCCAGTGCGCGAACGGCCGCTGCATCACGTTGTTGTGGAAGTGTGACGGGGACGAAGACTGTGCTGACGGCAGCGACGAAAAGAACTGTG TGAAGAAGACGTGTGCCGAGTCAGACTTTGTTTGCAACAATGGCCAATGTGTCCCCAGCCGGTGGCAGTGTGACGGAGATCCCGATTGTGAAGACGGCTCTGACGAAAGCCCAGAACAGTGCC ATATGAGAACATGCCGCATTAATGAAATCAGCTGTGGCGCCCACTCCACTCAGTGTATCCCCGTGTCCTGGAGATGTGACGGTGAACACGATTGTGACAGTGGAGACGATGAAGAGAACTGTG GCAACATCACGTGCAGCCCCGATGAGTTCACTTGCACCAGTGGCCGCTGCATCTCCAGGAACTTCATCTGCAACGGCCAGGACGACTGCAGCGATGGCAGCGATGAGCTGGACTGCGCACCCCCGACGTGCGGCGCCCACGAGTTCCAGTGCAGCACCTCCTCCTGCATCCCGCTCAGCTGGGTGTGTGACGATGATGCCGATTGCTCCGACCAGTCCGATGAGTCCCTGGAGCAGTGTGGCCGCCAGCCGGTGATGCACACCAAGTGTCCGGCCAGCGAGACCCAGTGCGGCTCGGGCGAGTGCATCCACAAGAAGTGGCGGTGCGACGGGGACCCAGACTGCAAAGACGGCAGCGACGAGGTCAACTGTC ctTCACGCACCTGCCGACCTGACCAATTCGAGTGTGAGGACGGAAGCTGCATCCACGGCAGCAGGCAATGCAACGGGATCCGAGACTGTGTGGACGGTTCTGATGAAGTCAACTGCAAAAATG TCAATCAGTGCCTGGGCCCAGGCAAGTTCAAGTGCAGAAGTGGGGAATGCATAGATATCAGTAAAGTATGTAACCAGGAGCAGGACTGCAGGGACTGGAGTGACGAGCCCCTCAAAGAATGTC ATGTAAACGAATGCCTGGTTAATAACGGTGGCTGTTCTCACATCTGCAAGGACCTAGTTATAGGGTACGAGTGTGACTGTGCAGCTGGGTTTGAACTGATAGATAAGAAAACCTGTGGAG ATATCGATGAATGCCAAAATCCGGGAATCTGTAGCCAAATTTGTATCAACCTAAAAGGCGGTTACAAGTGTGAATGTAGTCGGGGATATCAGATGGATCTTGCCACTGGCGTGTGCAAGGCAGTAG GTAAAGAACCAAGTTTGATCTTCACTAATCGAAGAGACATCCGAAAGATTGGCTTGGAGAGGAAAGAATACATCCAACTAGTTGAACAGCTAAGAAACACAGTGGCTCTTGATGCGGATATTGCTGCTCAGAAGTTGTTCTGGGCTGATCTAAGCCAAAAGGCCATCTTCAG TGCCTCAATTGATGACAAGGTTGGTAGACATGTTAAAATGATCGACAATGTCTATAATCCTGCAGCCATTGCTGTTGATTGGGTGTACAAGACCATCTACTGGACAGATGCGGCTTCTAAGACTATTTCAGTAGCTACCCTAGATGGAGCCAAGAGGAAGTTCCTGTTTAACTCTGACTTGCGGGAGCCAGCCTCCATAGCTGTGGACCCACTGTCTGG CTTTGTTTACTGGTCAGACTGGGGAGAACCCGCTAAAATAGAAAAAGCGGGCATGAATGGATTCGATAGACGGCCTCTGGTGACCGTGGATATCCAATGGCCTAATGGAATTACCCTTG ACCTTATAAAGAGCCGTCTCTATTGGCTTGACTCCAAGCTGCACATGTTGTCCAGCGTGGATTTGAATGGCCAAGATCGTAGGATTGTCCTAAAGTCTCTGGAGTTCCTAGCTCATCCTCTCGCACTAACCATATTTGAG GATCGTGTCTACTGGATAGATGGGGAAAATGAAGCCGTCTATGGGGCCAACAAATTCACTGGATCAGAGCTGGCCACTCTCATTAACAACCTTAATGATGCCCAAGACATCATTGTCTATCATGAACTTGTACAGCCATCAG gTAAAAATTGGTGTGAAGAAGACACGGAGAATGGAGGATGTGAATACCTGTGCCTGCCAGCGCCACAGATTAATGATCACTCCCCAAAATACACCTGTTCCTGTCCCAACGGGTACAAGCTAGAGGAAAATGGCCGAGAATGCCACA GTACTGCAACTACTGTGACTTACAGAGAGACAAAGGGCATCAGCACAATAGAAATTTCGCCAACTAGTGGACTAGCTCCTGGAG GGATCAATGTGACCACAGCCGTAACGGAGGTCACTGTTCCTCCCAAAGGCACTTCCGCTGCCTGGGCCATCCTTCCTCTCT TGCTCTTGGCAATGGCAGCAGTAGGTGGCTATTTGATGTGGCGGAATTGGCAGCATAAGAACATGAAAAGCATGAACTTTGACAATCCTGTGTACTTGAAGACTACGGAAGAGGACCTGTCAATAGACATTGGTAGACACAGTGCTTCTGTTGGACACACGTACCCAGCA ATATCAGTTGTAAGCACAGATGATGATCTAGCTTGA
- the VLDLR gene encoding very low-density lipoprotein receptor isoform X2, with protein MGTSARWALWLLLALCWAPRESRATGAGRKTKCEPSQFQCANGRCITLLWKCDGDEDCADGSDEKNCVKKTCAESDFVCNNGQCVPSRWQCDGDPDCEDGSDESPEQCHMRTCRINEISCGAHSTQCIPVSWRCDGEHDCDSGDDEENCGNITCSPDEFTCTSGRCISRNFICNGQDDCSDGSDELDCAPPTCGAHEFQCSTSSCIPLSWVCDDDADCSDQSDESLEQCGRQPVMHTKCPASETQCGSGECIHKKWRCDGDPDCKDGSDEVNCPSRTCRPDQFECEDGSCIHGSRQCNGIRDCVDGSDEVNCKNVNQCLGPGKFKCRSGECIDISKVCNQEQDCRDWSDEPLKECHVNECLVNNGGCSHICKDLVIGYECDCAAGFELIDKKTCGDIDECQNPGICSQICINLKGGYKCECSRGYQMDLATGVCKAVGKEPSLIFTNRRDIRKIGLERKEYIQLVEQLRNTVALDADIAAQKLFWADLSQKAIFSASIDDKVGRHVKMIDNVYNPAAIAVDWVYKTIYWTDAASKTISVATLDGAKRKFLFNSDLREPASIAVDPLSGFVYWSDWGEPAKIEKAGMNGFDRRPLVTVDIQWPNGITLDLIKSRLYWLDSKLHMLSSVDLNGQDRRIVLKSLEFLAHPLALTIFEDRVYWIDGENEAVYGANKFTGSELATLINNLNDAQDIIVYHELVQPSGKNWCEEDTENGGCEYLCLPAPQINDHSPKYTCSCPNGYKLEENGRECHRINVTTAVTEVTVPPKGTSAAWAILPLLLLAMAAVGGYLMWRNWQHKNMKSMNFDNPVYLKTTEEDLSIDIGRHSASVGHTYPAISVVSTDDDLA; from the exons gaagaaaaaccAAATGTGAACCATCCCAATTCCAGTGCGCGAACGGCCGCTGCATCACGTTGTTGTGGAAGTGTGACGGGGACGAAGACTGTGCTGACGGCAGCGACGAAAAGAACTGTG TGAAGAAGACGTGTGCCGAGTCAGACTTTGTTTGCAACAATGGCCAATGTGTCCCCAGCCGGTGGCAGTGTGACGGAGATCCCGATTGTGAAGACGGCTCTGACGAAAGCCCAGAACAGTGCC ATATGAGAACATGCCGCATTAATGAAATCAGCTGTGGCGCCCACTCCACTCAGTGTATCCCCGTGTCCTGGAGATGTGACGGTGAACACGATTGTGACAGTGGAGACGATGAAGAGAACTGTG GCAACATCACGTGCAGCCCCGATGAGTTCACTTGCACCAGTGGCCGCTGCATCTCCAGGAACTTCATCTGCAACGGCCAGGACGACTGCAGCGATGGCAGCGATGAGCTGGACTGCGCACCCCCGACGTGCGGCGCCCACGAGTTCCAGTGCAGCACCTCCTCCTGCATCCCGCTCAGCTGGGTGTGTGACGATGATGCCGATTGCTCCGACCAGTCCGATGAGTCCCTGGAGCAGTGTGGCCGCCAGCCGGTGATGCACACCAAGTGTCCGGCCAGCGAGACCCAGTGCGGCTCGGGCGAGTGCATCCACAAGAAGTGGCGGTGCGACGGGGACCCAGACTGCAAAGACGGCAGCGACGAGGTCAACTGTC ctTCACGCACCTGCCGACCTGACCAATTCGAGTGTGAGGACGGAAGCTGCATCCACGGCAGCAGGCAATGCAACGGGATCCGAGACTGTGTGGACGGTTCTGATGAAGTCAACTGCAAAAATG TCAATCAGTGCCTGGGCCCAGGCAAGTTCAAGTGCAGAAGTGGGGAATGCATAGATATCAGTAAAGTATGTAACCAGGAGCAGGACTGCAGGGACTGGAGTGACGAGCCCCTCAAAGAATGTC ATGTAAACGAATGCCTGGTTAATAACGGTGGCTGTTCTCACATCTGCAAGGACCTAGTTATAGGGTACGAGTGTGACTGTGCAGCTGGGTTTGAACTGATAGATAAGAAAACCTGTGGAG ATATCGATGAATGCCAAAATCCGGGAATCTGTAGCCAAATTTGTATCAACCTAAAAGGCGGTTACAAGTGTGAATGTAGTCGGGGATATCAGATGGATCTTGCCACTGGCGTGTGCAAGGCAGTAG GTAAAGAACCAAGTTTGATCTTCACTAATCGAAGAGACATCCGAAAGATTGGCTTGGAGAGGAAAGAATACATCCAACTAGTTGAACAGCTAAGAAACACAGTGGCTCTTGATGCGGATATTGCTGCTCAGAAGTTGTTCTGGGCTGATCTAAGCCAAAAGGCCATCTTCAG TGCCTCAATTGATGACAAGGTTGGTAGACATGTTAAAATGATCGACAATGTCTATAATCCTGCAGCCATTGCTGTTGATTGGGTGTACAAGACCATCTACTGGACAGATGCGGCTTCTAAGACTATTTCAGTAGCTACCCTAGATGGAGCCAAGAGGAAGTTCCTGTTTAACTCTGACTTGCGGGAGCCAGCCTCCATAGCTGTGGACCCACTGTCTGG CTTTGTTTACTGGTCAGACTGGGGAGAACCCGCTAAAATAGAAAAAGCGGGCATGAATGGATTCGATAGACGGCCTCTGGTGACCGTGGATATCCAATGGCCTAATGGAATTACCCTTG ACCTTATAAAGAGCCGTCTCTATTGGCTTGACTCCAAGCTGCACATGTTGTCCAGCGTGGATTTGAATGGCCAAGATCGTAGGATTGTCCTAAAGTCTCTGGAGTTCCTAGCTCATCCTCTCGCACTAACCATATTTGAG GATCGTGTCTACTGGATAGATGGGGAAAATGAAGCCGTCTATGGGGCCAACAAATTCACTGGATCAGAGCTGGCCACTCTCATTAACAACCTTAATGATGCCCAAGACATCATTGTCTATCATGAACTTGTACAGCCATCAG gTAAAAATTGGTGTGAAGAAGACACGGAGAATGGAGGATGTGAATACCTGTGCCTGCCAGCGCCACAGATTAATGATCACTCCCCAAAATACACCTGTTCCTGTCCCAACGGGTACAAGCTAGAGGAAAATGGCCGAGAATGCCACA GGATCAATGTGACCACAGCCGTAACGGAGGTCACTGTTCCTCCCAAAGGCACTTCCGCTGCCTGGGCCATCCTTCCTCTCT TGCTCTTGGCAATGGCAGCAGTAGGTGGCTATTTGATGTGGCGGAATTGGCAGCATAAGAACATGAAAAGCATGAACTTTGACAATCCTGTGTACTTGAAGACTACGGAAGAGGACCTGTCAATAGACATTGGTAGACACAGTGCTTCTGTTGGACACACGTACCCAGCA ATATCAGTTGTAAGCACAGATGATGATCTAGCTTGA
- the VLDLR gene encoding very low-density lipoprotein receptor isoform X3, whose product MGTSARWALWLLLALCWAPRESRATGAGRKTKCEPSQFQCANGRCITLLWKCDGDEDCADGSDEKNCVKKTCAESDFVCNNGQCVPSRWQCDGDPDCEDGSDESPEQCRNITCSPDEFTCTSGRCISRNFICNGQDDCSDGSDELDCAPPTCGAHEFQCSTSSCIPLSWVCDDDADCSDQSDESLEQCGRQPVMHTKCPASETQCGSGECIHKKWRCDGDPDCKDGSDEVNCPSRTCRPDQFECEDGSCIHGSRQCNGIRDCVDGSDEVNCKNVNQCLGPGKFKCRSGECIDISKVCNQEQDCRDWSDEPLKECHVNECLVNNGGCSHICKDLVIGYECDCAAGFELIDKKTCGDIDECQNPGICSQICINLKGGYKCECSRGYQMDLATGVCKAVGKEPSLIFTNRRDIRKIGLERKEYIQLVEQLRNTVALDADIAAQKLFWADLSQKAIFSASIDDKVGRHVKMIDNVYNPAAIAVDWVYKTIYWTDAASKTISVATLDGAKRKFLFNSDLREPASIAVDPLSGFVYWSDWGEPAKIEKAGMNGFDRRPLVTVDIQWPNGITLDLIKSRLYWLDSKLHMLSSVDLNGQDRRIVLKSLEFLAHPLALTIFEDRVYWIDGENEAVYGANKFTGSELATLINNLNDAQDIIVYHELVQPSGKNWCEEDTENGGCEYLCLPAPQINDHSPKYTCSCPNGYKLEENGRECHSTATTVTYRETKGISTIEISPTSGLAPGGINVTTAVTEVTVPPKGTSAAWAILPLLLLAMAAVGGYLMWRNWQHKNMKSMNFDNPVYLKTTEEDLSIDIGRHSASVGHTYPAISVVSTDDDLA is encoded by the exons gaagaaaaaccAAATGTGAACCATCCCAATTCCAGTGCGCGAACGGCCGCTGCATCACGTTGTTGTGGAAGTGTGACGGGGACGAAGACTGTGCTGACGGCAGCGACGAAAAGAACTGTG TGAAGAAGACGTGTGCCGAGTCAGACTTTGTTTGCAACAATGGCCAATGTGTCCCCAGCCGGTGGCAGTGTGACGGAGATCCCGATTGTGAAGACGGCTCTGACGAAAGCCCAGAACAGTGCC GCAACATCACGTGCAGCCCCGATGAGTTCACTTGCACCAGTGGCCGCTGCATCTCCAGGAACTTCATCTGCAACGGCCAGGACGACTGCAGCGATGGCAGCGATGAGCTGGACTGCGCACCCCCGACGTGCGGCGCCCACGAGTTCCAGTGCAGCACCTCCTCCTGCATCCCGCTCAGCTGGGTGTGTGACGATGATGCCGATTGCTCCGACCAGTCCGATGAGTCCCTGGAGCAGTGTGGCCGCCAGCCGGTGATGCACACCAAGTGTCCGGCCAGCGAGACCCAGTGCGGCTCGGGCGAGTGCATCCACAAGAAGTGGCGGTGCGACGGGGACCCAGACTGCAAAGACGGCAGCGACGAGGTCAACTGTC ctTCACGCACCTGCCGACCTGACCAATTCGAGTGTGAGGACGGAAGCTGCATCCACGGCAGCAGGCAATGCAACGGGATCCGAGACTGTGTGGACGGTTCTGATGAAGTCAACTGCAAAAATG TCAATCAGTGCCTGGGCCCAGGCAAGTTCAAGTGCAGAAGTGGGGAATGCATAGATATCAGTAAAGTATGTAACCAGGAGCAGGACTGCAGGGACTGGAGTGACGAGCCCCTCAAAGAATGTC ATGTAAACGAATGCCTGGTTAATAACGGTGGCTGTTCTCACATCTGCAAGGACCTAGTTATAGGGTACGAGTGTGACTGTGCAGCTGGGTTTGAACTGATAGATAAGAAAACCTGTGGAG ATATCGATGAATGCCAAAATCCGGGAATCTGTAGCCAAATTTGTATCAACCTAAAAGGCGGTTACAAGTGTGAATGTAGTCGGGGATATCAGATGGATCTTGCCACTGGCGTGTGCAAGGCAGTAG GTAAAGAACCAAGTTTGATCTTCACTAATCGAAGAGACATCCGAAAGATTGGCTTGGAGAGGAAAGAATACATCCAACTAGTTGAACAGCTAAGAAACACAGTGGCTCTTGATGCGGATATTGCTGCTCAGAAGTTGTTCTGGGCTGATCTAAGCCAAAAGGCCATCTTCAG TGCCTCAATTGATGACAAGGTTGGTAGACATGTTAAAATGATCGACAATGTCTATAATCCTGCAGCCATTGCTGTTGATTGGGTGTACAAGACCATCTACTGGACAGATGCGGCTTCTAAGACTATTTCAGTAGCTACCCTAGATGGAGCCAAGAGGAAGTTCCTGTTTAACTCTGACTTGCGGGAGCCAGCCTCCATAGCTGTGGACCCACTGTCTGG CTTTGTTTACTGGTCAGACTGGGGAGAACCCGCTAAAATAGAAAAAGCGGGCATGAATGGATTCGATAGACGGCCTCTGGTGACCGTGGATATCCAATGGCCTAATGGAATTACCCTTG ACCTTATAAAGAGCCGTCTCTATTGGCTTGACTCCAAGCTGCACATGTTGTCCAGCGTGGATTTGAATGGCCAAGATCGTAGGATTGTCCTAAAGTCTCTGGAGTTCCTAGCTCATCCTCTCGCACTAACCATATTTGAG GATCGTGTCTACTGGATAGATGGGGAAAATGAAGCCGTCTATGGGGCCAACAAATTCACTGGATCAGAGCTGGCCACTCTCATTAACAACCTTAATGATGCCCAAGACATCATTGTCTATCATGAACTTGTACAGCCATCAG gTAAAAATTGGTGTGAAGAAGACACGGAGAATGGAGGATGTGAATACCTGTGCCTGCCAGCGCCACAGATTAATGATCACTCCCCAAAATACACCTGTTCCTGTCCCAACGGGTACAAGCTAGAGGAAAATGGCCGAGAATGCCACA GTACTGCAACTACTGTGACTTACAGAGAGACAAAGGGCATCAGCACAATAGAAATTTCGCCAACTAGTGGACTAGCTCCTGGAG GGATCAATGTGACCACAGCCGTAACGGAGGTCACTGTTCCTCCCAAAGGCACTTCCGCTGCCTGGGCCATCCTTCCTCTCT TGCTCTTGGCAATGGCAGCAGTAGGTGGCTATTTGATGTGGCGGAATTGGCAGCATAAGAACATGAAAAGCATGAACTTTGACAATCCTGTGTACTTGAAGACTACGGAAGAGGACCTGTCAATAGACATTGGTAGACACAGTGCTTCTGTTGGACACACGTACCCAGCA ATATCAGTTGTAAGCACAGATGATGATCTAGCTTGA
- the VLDLR gene encoding very low-density lipoprotein receptor isoform X4 yields the protein MGTSARWALWLLLALCWAPRESRATGAGRKTKCEPSQFQCANGRCITLLWKCDGDEDCADGSDEKNCVKKTCAESDFVCNNGQCVPSRWQCDGDPDCEDGSDESPEQCRNITCSPDEFTCTSGRCISRNFICNGQDDCSDGSDELDCAPPTCGAHEFQCSTSSCIPLSWVCDDDADCSDQSDESLEQCGRQPVMHTKCPASETQCGSGECIHKKWRCDGDPDCKDGSDEVNCPSRTCRPDQFECEDGSCIHGSRQCNGIRDCVDGSDEVNCKNVNQCLGPGKFKCRSGECIDISKVCNQEQDCRDWSDEPLKECHVNECLVNNGGCSHICKDLVIGYECDCAAGFELIDKKTCGDIDECQNPGICSQICINLKGGYKCECSRGYQMDLATGVCKAVGKEPSLIFTNRRDIRKIGLERKEYIQLVEQLRNTVALDADIAAQKLFWADLSQKAIFSASIDDKVGRHVKMIDNVYNPAAIAVDWVYKTIYWTDAASKTISVATLDGAKRKFLFNSDLREPASIAVDPLSGFVYWSDWGEPAKIEKAGMNGFDRRPLVTVDIQWPNGITLDLIKSRLYWLDSKLHMLSSVDLNGQDRRIVLKSLEFLAHPLALTIFEDRVYWIDGENEAVYGANKFTGSELATLINNLNDAQDIIVYHELVQPSGKNWCEEDTENGGCEYLCLPAPQINDHSPKYTCSCPNGYKLEENGRECHRINVTTAVTEVTVPPKGTSAAWAILPLLLLAMAAVGGYLMWRNWQHKNMKSMNFDNPVYLKTTEEDLSIDIGRHSASVGHTYPAISVVSTDDDLA from the exons gaagaaaaaccAAATGTGAACCATCCCAATTCCAGTGCGCGAACGGCCGCTGCATCACGTTGTTGTGGAAGTGTGACGGGGACGAAGACTGTGCTGACGGCAGCGACGAAAAGAACTGTG TGAAGAAGACGTGTGCCGAGTCAGACTTTGTTTGCAACAATGGCCAATGTGTCCCCAGCCGGTGGCAGTGTGACGGAGATCCCGATTGTGAAGACGGCTCTGACGAAAGCCCAGAACAGTGCC GCAACATCACGTGCAGCCCCGATGAGTTCACTTGCACCAGTGGCCGCTGCATCTCCAGGAACTTCATCTGCAACGGCCAGGACGACTGCAGCGATGGCAGCGATGAGCTGGACTGCGCACCCCCGACGTGCGGCGCCCACGAGTTCCAGTGCAGCACCTCCTCCTGCATCCCGCTCAGCTGGGTGTGTGACGATGATGCCGATTGCTCCGACCAGTCCGATGAGTCCCTGGAGCAGTGTGGCCGCCAGCCGGTGATGCACACCAAGTGTCCGGCCAGCGAGACCCAGTGCGGCTCGGGCGAGTGCATCCACAAGAAGTGGCGGTGCGACGGGGACCCAGACTGCAAAGACGGCAGCGACGAGGTCAACTGTC ctTCACGCACCTGCCGACCTGACCAATTCGAGTGTGAGGACGGAAGCTGCATCCACGGCAGCAGGCAATGCAACGGGATCCGAGACTGTGTGGACGGTTCTGATGAAGTCAACTGCAAAAATG TCAATCAGTGCCTGGGCCCAGGCAAGTTCAAGTGCAGAAGTGGGGAATGCATAGATATCAGTAAAGTATGTAACCAGGAGCAGGACTGCAGGGACTGGAGTGACGAGCCCCTCAAAGAATGTC ATGTAAACGAATGCCTGGTTAATAACGGTGGCTGTTCTCACATCTGCAAGGACCTAGTTATAGGGTACGAGTGTGACTGTGCAGCTGGGTTTGAACTGATAGATAAGAAAACCTGTGGAG ATATCGATGAATGCCAAAATCCGGGAATCTGTAGCCAAATTTGTATCAACCTAAAAGGCGGTTACAAGTGTGAATGTAGTCGGGGATATCAGATGGATCTTGCCACTGGCGTGTGCAAGGCAGTAG GTAAAGAACCAAGTTTGATCTTCACTAATCGAAGAGACATCCGAAAGATTGGCTTGGAGAGGAAAGAATACATCCAACTAGTTGAACAGCTAAGAAACACAGTGGCTCTTGATGCGGATATTGCTGCTCAGAAGTTGTTCTGGGCTGATCTAAGCCAAAAGGCCATCTTCAG TGCCTCAATTGATGACAAGGTTGGTAGACATGTTAAAATGATCGACAATGTCTATAATCCTGCAGCCATTGCTGTTGATTGGGTGTACAAGACCATCTACTGGACAGATGCGGCTTCTAAGACTATTTCAGTAGCTACCCTAGATGGAGCCAAGAGGAAGTTCCTGTTTAACTCTGACTTGCGGGAGCCAGCCTCCATAGCTGTGGACCCACTGTCTGG CTTTGTTTACTGGTCAGACTGGGGAGAACCCGCTAAAATAGAAAAAGCGGGCATGAATGGATTCGATAGACGGCCTCTGGTGACCGTGGATATCCAATGGCCTAATGGAATTACCCTTG ACCTTATAAAGAGCCGTCTCTATTGGCTTGACTCCAAGCTGCACATGTTGTCCAGCGTGGATTTGAATGGCCAAGATCGTAGGATTGTCCTAAAGTCTCTGGAGTTCCTAGCTCATCCTCTCGCACTAACCATATTTGAG GATCGTGTCTACTGGATAGATGGGGAAAATGAAGCCGTCTATGGGGCCAACAAATTCACTGGATCAGAGCTGGCCACTCTCATTAACAACCTTAATGATGCCCAAGACATCATTGTCTATCATGAACTTGTACAGCCATCAG gTAAAAATTGGTGTGAAGAAGACACGGAGAATGGAGGATGTGAATACCTGTGCCTGCCAGCGCCACAGATTAATGATCACTCCCCAAAATACACCTGTTCCTGTCCCAACGGGTACAAGCTAGAGGAAAATGGCCGAGAATGCCACA GGATCAATGTGACCACAGCCGTAACGGAGGTCACTGTTCCTCCCAAAGGCACTTCCGCTGCCTGGGCCATCCTTCCTCTCT TGCTCTTGGCAATGGCAGCAGTAGGTGGCTATTTGATGTGGCGGAATTGGCAGCATAAGAACATGAAAAGCATGAACTTTGACAATCCTGTGTACTTGAAGACTACGGAAGAGGACCTGTCAATAGACATTGGTAGACACAGTGCTTCTGTTGGACACACGTACCCAGCA ATATCAGTTGTAAGCACAGATGATGATCTAGCTTGA